A genomic stretch from Edaphobacter aggregans includes:
- a CDS encoding 2Fe-2S iron-sulfur cluster-binding protein — MSDEKSMEVDLSKPAGEGMVRVTFEPQGKTVEFPFDSLPYEGHGEPMSFLDVAENFDIFLDHACGGVCACTTCHIWVKEGAQGISEAEDKELDRMETAADIQLNSRLGCQAVIEKPGTYVVEIPKWNRNYVQEGKPAHGPGA, encoded by the coding sequence ATGAGTGACGAAAAGAGTATGGAAGTAGATTTGTCGAAGCCTGCGGGCGAGGGAATGGTTCGAGTGACGTTCGAGCCTCAAGGAAAGACTGTGGAGTTTCCGTTTGACTCGCTGCCTTATGAGGGTCATGGCGAGCCGATGTCGTTTCTTGATGTGGCCGAGAACTTCGATATCTTTCTGGATCATGCCTGCGGTGGAGTTTGCGCTTGCACCACCTGTCATATCTGGGTAAAGGAGGGCGCGCAGGGTATCAGCGAGGCGGAAGACAAAGAATTGGACCGGATGGAGACGGCGGCGGATATCCAGCTGAATTCGCGGCTGGGCTGCCAGGCGGTGATTGAGAAGCCGGGGACGTATGTTGTTGAGATTCCGAAGTGGAATCGGAATTATGTGCAGGAAGGAAAACCTGCGCATGGACCAGGTGCATAG
- a CDS encoding GGDEF domain-containing protein, with protein sequence MNYAFLPDLFALTILIVILLVLRQRHPQEQVNMWLLGLFFTFVEAVAHIFYAPNGLPSKVLHVIVMNCYLLAGVVWVWASGDQRRSLRDRLLYLSLNALPLLAMNTLYGMHIFKAEAFLPCVVAGVMISGVTAFYLRRSWRLAVVQISGWFAVGLLVHNGKFREAVYWSLGCVYSIAWFNFRQLLPRKSTGRLAILTGFFIWAAFFLVHPLIVQYRTYADIASHVWNMQKSLISIGMILVMLEEQVSSNRWLALHDELTGLPNRRSFEDGLACALDRAHRSNGSLAVFMLDLNGFKQINDSLGHHAGDQVLCEVSKNLRENVRGFDALARLGGDEFTLIAGLSEKQSVEGLADAIRGAVETPILVEGQAMSVTASLGISIYPDDAQDATRLLRIADLRMYTYKQMPGPQPKLKGLSPTTSL encoded by the coding sequence ATGAACTATGCCTTTCTTCCCGATCTCTTCGCGCTGACGATTCTGATCGTCATCCTGCTGGTGCTGCGCCAGAGGCATCCGCAGGAGCAGGTGAACATGTGGCTGCTGGGTCTGTTCTTCACCTTTGTGGAGGCGGTGGCCCACATCTTCTATGCTCCGAATGGTTTGCCGAGCAAGGTGCTCCACGTTATTGTGATGAACTGCTACTTGTTGGCGGGTGTGGTCTGGGTGTGGGCCTCGGGCGATCAGCGACGCTCTCTGCGAGACCGATTGCTTTACCTCTCGCTGAATGCGCTGCCGCTGCTGGCGATGAACACCCTCTACGGCATGCATATTTTTAAGGCGGAAGCTTTTCTTCCATGCGTTGTTGCCGGTGTCATGATCAGCGGGGTGACTGCATTCTATTTGCGGCGAAGCTGGAGGCTAGCGGTAGTGCAGATCAGCGGTTGGTTTGCGGTGGGTCTGCTGGTCCACAATGGCAAGTTTCGCGAGGCGGTTTACTGGAGCCTCGGCTGCGTGTATTCGATTGCGTGGTTCAACTTCCGGCAGCTGCTTCCGCGCAAGAGCACGGGGCGGCTGGCTATTTTGACGGGTTTTTTTATCTGGGCGGCTTTCTTCCTGGTGCATCCGCTTATTGTGCAATACCGCACTTATGCCGATATCGCCTCGCACGTTTGGAACATGCAGAAGTCGCTGATTTCGATCGGCATGATTCTGGTGATGCTGGAGGAGCAGGTTTCAAGCAACCGCTGGCTTGCGCTGCATGATGAGTTGACGGGGTTGCCGAACCGGCGTTCGTTTGAGGATGGGCTTGCCTGCGCTCTCGATCGGGCACACCGCAGTAACGGAAGTCTTGCGGTGTTCATGCTGGATCTGAATGGCTTCAAACAAATCAACGATTCGTTGGGGCATCATGCTGGTGATCAGGTGTTGTGCGAGGTCTCGAAGAACCTGCGCGAGAACGTCCGCGGCTTCGACGCGTTGGCGCGCCTCGGTGGGGATGAATTTACGCTGATTGCGGGACTAAGCGAAAAACAGTCGGTGGAGGGGTTGGCCGATGCAATCCGCGGGGCCGTTGAAACGCCGATTCTGGTTGAGGGGCAGGCGATGAGTGTTACAGCAAGCCTGGGGATTTCAATTTACCCGGATGATGCACAGGACGCGACCAGGCTACTGCGGATCGCCGACCTTCGCATGTATACGTACAAGCAAATGCCCGGCCCGCAGCCTAAGTTGAAGGGGCTCTCGCCGACTACTTCTTTGTGA